A region from the Geobacter benzoatilyticus genome encodes:
- a CDS encoding ABC transporter permease encodes MFYVALRILLYDKIRSLITLLGVVFAVGLIFAQVGIYLGLMETSSVIIDHTEGDIWVTSKNTRNFDFAQPIPEYFYDHVKSVEGVQWAEKLIVTWGLIKQKEGGTEQVEVIGYNPDTLVGGPWKMKEGDARSVKNGNFFIVDESAWKRLGEFKVGDYRDIFFRRLQVVGISSGAKSFTTAPLIFTSYNVAQSLSDLVGPANTVFVVAKVDSRHDVADVVARLKKKLKDVDVYTSGDFSRKTRLYWTIETGVGFSFMLTILISFLIGMLIVGQTIYNSTMEHIKEFGTLKAMGADNAEIYRIIFSQAFINALAGYLASLVITIASVKLYHAAGMVMVVNVWVNVAVLVLTLLMCFAAAFVSIRKIKSIDPAILFRG; translated from the coding sequence ATGTTTTATGTTGCCCTCAGGATATTGCTCTACGATAAGATCAGATCGCTGATTACGCTGCTCGGCGTGGTTTTCGCTGTGGGGCTCATCTTTGCCCAGGTTGGAATCTATCTCGGATTGATGGAAACATCATCGGTGATCATCGATCACACTGAAGGGGATATCTGGGTAACCTCAAAGAACACCCGGAATTTTGATTTCGCACAGCCGATTCCCGAATATTTCTACGACCATGTCAAATCGGTGGAAGGTGTTCAGTGGGCTGAAAAGCTTATCGTGACCTGGGGGTTAATCAAACAGAAAGAGGGTGGAACCGAGCAGGTTGAGGTGATCGGTTATAACCCCGATACTTTGGTTGGCGGACCCTGGAAGATGAAAGAAGGTGACGCGCGGTCTGTCAAAAACGGTAATTTTTTCATAGTGGATGAATCGGCCTGGAAGCGGCTCGGGGAATTCAAAGTGGGAGATTATCGCGATATTTTCTTCCGACGTCTTCAAGTTGTGGGCATCAGCAGCGGTGCGAAGTCGTTTACTACTGCGCCTCTGATTTTCACTTCTTACAACGTCGCCCAGAGCCTTTCCGACCTGGTTGGCCCGGCGAACACTGTTTTTGTCGTGGCCAAGGTGGATTCGCGCCATGACGTCGCAGATGTCGTTGCGCGATTAAAGAAAAAGCTTAAGGATGTTGATGTCTATACCAGTGGGGATTTCAGCCGCAAGACCCGCCTTTACTGGACCATTGAGACCGGTGTCGGCTTCTCGTTCATGCTGACTATACTGATCAGTTTCCTTATCGGCATGCTCATTGTCGGTCAGACCATCTACAACTCCACCATGGAACATATCAAGGAGTTTGGAACCCTTAAGGCCATGGGCGCGGACAACGCCGAGATATACCGGATAATCTTTTCCCAGGCATTCATAAACGCCCTTGCCGGCTATCTTGCCAGTCTTGTGATTACCATCGCTTCGGTCAAGCTCTACCACGCCGCAGGGATGGTCATGGTGGTAAATGTCTGGGTTAATGTGGCTGTCCTGGTCCTGACTCTGCTCATGTGTTTTGCGGCGGCGTTTGTTTCCATCCGGAAAATAAAGTCAATCGATCCGGCGATTCTGTTCCGGGGGTAA
- a CDS encoding ABC transporter ATP-binding protein, which produces MSLPIVTKGLSKVYAEGSVEVTAVAGVDLEFREGEIVGLFGPSGSGKTTLLSILGCILRPTAGSISIYGQETSTMGEHELPAVRRQYISFIFQGFNLFPALTARENVLLALKLKGIIGEAADERADFFLGEVGLGHRLDFLPRDLSGGQKQRVAVARALASDAPIILADEPTGNLDQENGRNVMEIIRKLATDRRKCVVVATHDNRIEEVFDRTLIMEDGRIVTQRFKES; this is translated from the coding sequence GTGTCATTGCCGATCGTTACGAAAGGGCTTTCCAAAGTTTACGCGGAAGGGAGCGTCGAGGTCACGGCTGTTGCCGGAGTTGACCTTGAGTTTCGCGAAGGGGAAATCGTCGGGCTTTTTGGCCCTTCCGGGAGCGGGAAAACAACGTTGTTGTCTATCCTTGGCTGCATCCTCAGGCCCACTGCCGGCTCAATCAGCATCTACGGCCAAGAGACAAGCACCATGGGTGAACATGAACTGCCCGCCGTTAGGAGGCAGTATATTTCTTTTATCTTTCAAGGATTTAACCTGTTTCCAGCCCTGACTGCCCGGGAGAATGTTCTCTTGGCGTTGAAGCTCAAAGGTATTATCGGCGAGGCTGCCGATGAGCGGGCCGACTTCTTTCTGGGTGAAGTGGGATTGGGGCACCGGCTTGACTTTTTGCCCCGTGATTTGTCCGGCGGACAGAAGCAGCGGGTTGCGGTCGCACGGGCGCTTGCTTCAGATGCTCCCATCATACTGGCCGATGAGCCAACCGGCAACCTGGACCAGGAGAACGGAAGGAACGTAATGGAGATTATCAGAAAACTCGCTACCGACCGCCGCAAATGCGTCGTCGTAGCTACCCATGACAATCGGATTGAGGAGGTCTTCGACCGGACTCTTATCATGGAAGACGGCAGAATTGTTACGCAGAGGTTTAAAGAGTCATGA
- a CDS encoding TolC family protein, whose translation MKTIFLASALILATVCDASAVSLSLDECIARALKENRSLKSAEMESAATAESVPAARAALLPSVRMRAFYTLVDRPGRLIIDKNTFGANLPSEDVDITTNDQDFYSLGLSVDQPIFTGGRLIHGFRKAKAESAEAALQEESKREKLIFKVKQGFYDALNARLQREIAEKAAEAKKERLRVLTELNLEGYVPREDVLRQDADVAFAELEITRGVNREQLALSDLKRLINYTDQDDLQLHGMPGAVALVVSLEEVKSHAVANAKDLKVAGTRIKGAEEDISIARSSYYPQVSVQGSYMRQRETNITRDDMWLFTANLDWPIFEWGKTAAEVRQKAARKQKLQYDHEESVLSTSLEVERAWRRVRELEQGLGAHEKRVRSVEYIAGQMAERHAEGTVKLAEVIEAESHLLREFNEYLAVANDLNSAVASLELAGSGALPEWFETKSLYIPAVASRSSQLRTLVLAMGKPAMKSSTSFLTHSPDDPAPSALPWQGGEDEDVLEKLLH comes from the coding sequence ATGAAGACTATTTTCCTCGCATCAGCACTGATTCTCGCAACGGTCTGTGACGCGTCCGCCGTGTCACTATCCCTTGATGAGTGCATTGCTCGGGCACTCAAAGAGAATCGGTCGTTAAAGTCCGCAGAAATGGAGTCGGCCGCAACGGCCGAGTCCGTCCCTGCCGCCCGCGCCGCTCTTCTCCCTTCTGTCAGGATGCGGGCCTTTTATACACTTGTTGATCGTCCCGGAAGACTTATCATCGACAAAAACACTTTCGGGGCAAATCTCCCCTCTGAAGATGTGGATATCACCACGAATGATCAGGATTTTTATTCATTGGGGTTATCCGTGGATCAGCCGATATTCACCGGCGGACGTTTGATCCACGGTTTTCGTAAGGCAAAGGCCGAGAGTGCGGAAGCTGCGCTCCAGGAGGAGAGCAAGCGGGAAAAGCTCATTTTCAAGGTAAAACAGGGATTTTATGATGCCCTGAATGCACGGCTTCAGCGAGAGATTGCGGAAAAAGCGGCGGAAGCCAAGAAAGAACGCCTGCGAGTTCTGACCGAACTCAATCTTGAAGGATATGTTCCCCGTGAAGATGTGTTGCGCCAGGATGCCGACGTGGCGTTTGCAGAACTTGAAATAACCAGGGGGGTAAATCGTGAGCAGCTCGCACTCTCTGACTTGAAGCGGCTAATCAATTATACGGACCAGGACGATCTTCAACTGCACGGAATGCCGGGTGCCGTTGCCCTGGTTGTTTCTCTCGAAGAAGTTAAAAGTCATGCAGTTGCGAATGCCAAGGACTTGAAGGTTGCCGGAACTCGCATCAAGGGGGCTGAGGAAGATATTTCAATCGCCAGGAGCTCCTACTACCCTCAGGTTTCGGTGCAGGGGAGTTATATGCGGCAGAGGGAAACGAATATCACGCGGGACGATATGTGGCTCTTCACCGCAAACCTTGACTGGCCCATCTTCGAGTGGGGGAAAACCGCCGCCGAAGTTCGTCAAAAGGCTGCCCGCAAGCAGAAACTTCAGTACGACCATGAAGAAAGCGTTTTGTCCACTTCATTGGAGGTGGAACGTGCCTGGCGCCGGGTGCGCGAGCTTGAACAGGGTCTTGGCGCCCACGAGAAACGGGTAAGATCTGTTGAATATATTGCCGGGCAGATGGCTGAACGCCATGCTGAAGGAACTGTTAAACTTGCAGAGGTAATAGAGGCAGAATCTCATTTGCTTAGAGAATTCAATGAATACCTAGCCGTTGCCAACGATCTGAACTCCGCAGTGGCTTCCCTTGAACTCGCAGGCTCGGGTGCACTTCCGGAATGGTTTGAAACCAAGTCCCTCTATATTCCCGCCGTTGCTTCCCGTTCTTCACAATTAAGGACTCTTGTGCTGGCAATGGGAAAGCCGGCGATGAAATCATCGACGTCTTTCTTAACGCATTCCCCGGATGATCCGGCGCCATCGGCGCTGCCGTGGCAGGGTGGCGAAGATGAAGATGTGCTCGAAAAACTTCTTCACTAG
- a CDS encoding HlyD family secretion protein encodes MKGNRTGIIVIGALALAAIVLAVLGPMLVSKREEGPNRRADSPSSSFLTAKGMVESADEAEIGSRVAGSIVKIGVREGEQVRRGQLLVSLDSGTVEAKIQEAEARKREARAELSELEAGSRSEDVESARARTQRAEDVCRFAEDRFQRQERLYRKDAVTLLERNRAEEELKVAREELREARANLEKLFKGERKEKVERARAAVAQSTADGEYYRSLLRDYAITSPIDGIVAERLREPGEAVDIGTPILRLVDPAKTRIRAEIEESDVGKVSEGDPVEVTVDAYPGKIYRGRVTRVFSVVRKRALKNFDPMASFDINTQKIHINLDDFSGLQNGMTVTVKFTK; translated from the coding sequence ATGAAAGGCAACCGCACTGGAATTATTGTTATCGGGGCGCTTGCCCTGGCGGCCATTGTGCTTGCCGTCTTGGGACCGATGCTCGTGTCGAAGAGGGAAGAGGGGCCGAACCGCCGTGCAGATAGCCCTTCATCCTCGTTCCTCACCGCAAAAGGGATGGTTGAAAGTGCCGATGAGGCCGAAATCGGCAGCCGCGTTGCCGGGTCCATCGTAAAGATCGGCGTGCGGGAAGGGGAACAGGTCAGGCGGGGGCAGCTTCTGGTTTCTCTGGACAGCGGAACAGTCGAGGCAAAGATACAAGAGGCCGAGGCTCGCAAGAGGGAAGCCCGGGCCGAGCTCAGTGAACTTGAGGCGGGGTCCCGGTCCGAGGACGTTGAGTCTGCACGTGCGCGCACGCAGCGTGCCGAGGATGTTTGCCGATTTGCGGAGGACCGGTTCCAGCGGCAGGAGCGTCTCTACCGCAAGGATGCCGTTACCCTTCTGGAGCGAAACCGTGCCGAAGAGGAGCTTAAAGTGGCCCGGGAGGAATTGCGCGAAGCACGGGCTAACCTCGAAAAGCTTTTTAAGGGTGAGCGCAAGGAGAAGGTTGAACGCGCAAGAGCAGCGGTGGCGCAAAGTACGGCCGATGGCGAGTACTATCGCAGCTTGCTCCGAGACTACGCCATCACATCTCCCATAGACGGGATTGTGGCCGAACGGCTCAGGGAACCGGGTGAGGCTGTCGATATAGGTACGCCGATCCTGAGACTTGTAGACCCCGCTAAAACACGCATCCGGGCAGAGATCGAGGAGTCCGACGTCGGCAAGGTTTCAGAGGGGGATCCCGTTGAGGTGACGGTTGACGCCTATCCCGGCAAGATCTACCGCGGCAGGGTTACTCGTGTGTTCTCCGTAGTGCGGAAGCGGGCCTTGAAGAACTTTGACCCGATGGCCTCCTTCGACATCAACACGCAGAAAATTCATATCAATCTGGATGATTTCTCCGGGCTTCAGAATGGCATGACAGTGACGGTGAAATTCACTAAATGA